TCATGATGGCATAGCAAAAATCTTCAAAGGATACACTGACTTCAAACAGGTAAGAAGCGTGTGCATGAGCCAGTAACCCTCTGTCTGCCTCTTATGACATCCATCATAGTAACTGTGAAGGGGATGTGGTAGTCTTTATTAAAAGGGTAAGGAGGTGTTTATGGATAGATTCGTAAAAAACTTTATAGCCATGAGCATAGTGTATTTTGTTATTGCCTCGCTCTTTGGCATATGGATGCTCTGGATGCCGTCTCTTGTCAATCTCAGGTTTGTGCACTCCCATCTTATGATGCTCGGTTGGGTCTCGATGATGATATACGGTGTTGGCTATCACATATTGCCGAGGTTTGCAGGAAAGCTCCTTAAAAGCAGGATGCTTGGCGAGGTGCATTTCTGGCTCTCGAACATCGGTCTTTCGGGAATGGTTGTATCTTATATCCTCATGCAGATGAATCCTTCTAAAACCCTCTATGGTACTCTTACAGGGACATTCGGAGTAATTCAGGGGTTTTCTATATTCATATTTTTTTATAACATAATGTTTACTGTGTTTGGAAAGGAGAAGGCTCAGGCTTAATCTTTAAATCGGCAGATATGCCTTTGGGTTTAGGTCAAGCCCTGCTATGTCGCCTGCCATGAGGCGGTGGTATCCTGCAAAGGCAATCATTACTGCATTGTCGGTGCAAAGCTGAGGGGATGGAAGGTAAAGCTTAATCCCTTTTTTAATTGCCATCTCCTTTATACTATGCCTAAGCTCGCTGTTTGCGGCAACTCCGCCTGATAGCGAAAGTCTTTGTATACTCTGTTTTTTAATAGCCCACTCGGATTTTCTTACGAGCACATCGACGATTGCGGACTGAAACGATGCGGCAATGTCAGCAGGTCTGAGTGTAGGCACGCTTCCATTCGGAGGATTTAAGACGAGCTTAACAGCAGTCTTAAGACCGCTAAAGCTGAAATCCATACTTCCTGGAAGATAAGGTCTTGGAAACCTTATTGCCTTTGGATTGCCTTCCTTTGCAATTCTATCTATCTCGGGTCCGCCGGGATAACCAAGCCCAATGAGCTTTGAGACCTTGTCAAATGCCTCTCCTACTGCATCGTCCCTTGTCCTGCCTAATTCTTTGTATCTACAAAACCCATCGACCTTGTAAAGACATGTATGGCCTCCTGATACTATGAGGCTGATGAATGGGAATGCTGGTTTTTCTTCCTCGAGGAATACTGAAAGTATATGTCCCTCTAAGTGGTTGACCGAGATTAAAGGTATGCCCTTTGAATAGCATATTGCCTTTGCAAAGGAACAGCCAACCAGCAAAGAGCCAATAAGCCCCGGTCCTCCGCATACAGCTATGGCTTTAAGCTCATCGAGTGGGTTACCCTTCATTGCCTCATCTACGACAAGCCATATAAACTCCATGTGCCTTCTTCCTGCAAGCTCAGGAACGATACCACCGTATTTTTTATGAATCTCTGTCTGGCTCGACACGATGTTTGAGATTATCTGGACATTGTCTTCATCTATATCGAGCAAAGAGCCTGAGGTGTCATCGCAGGATGTGTCTATGCCTAAAATCAGCATCCGCTTATCTCAGTTTTCTCTGGACAAGCCTTTTCAGTTCTTCGTCTTTTGACAGGACAAGAAAGCTCTGGTAGTGTGCCTTTGCCTCATCGAGCCTACCTCTAACCTCAAGAAGAAGTCCGTAGTTCAGATGAGCCTCTGCATACGAGGGGTTAATGGAAAGTGCCTTTTTATAAAGCTCCTCTGCCTTTTTCCTTTGACCCACTGCCTCTAATGCTACTGCCATGTTGTTCATTGCCTCGAAGTAATCGGGCTTTAGCTTCATTGCTTTTTCATATGCCGAAATGGCGTCTCTTAGTTTTCCCTGTCTTCTGAGAGCAAGGCCTAAGTGGTTGTGAAGGGAAGGGTTGTCAGGCTCTATGAGAAGGGCTTCCTTAAGGAGCTTTTCCGAAACTACATACTTTGATTCCCGAAAATTCTTTATTGCCTCCTCTAAAAGTTGTGAGGTATCTCTTTTTGGAGGCTGTGACTGGATAATGGCAGGCTCTGTTTTTACATCTGGCAAAGCGACTGGGGTCTGATGTTTTGGCTGTTCGGTGCTTTTAATAAAATAGAGTATGAAGAAAAATACGAGTGCCGATGTTGCTAAGACAACAAGCAATGTGCCCCAAAGCCTTTTTCTTCCCTTTACATCTAAGAAAACCCTCATGCGGACTTTTTTTTCTTTTGCCTTTGATTCCTCTGACCGCTTGAGAGCCTTATGGATTATACTCATATATGCTTATCCCTTCAGGAATCCGTGGCTCGAATATAGAGTCTTTAAGCCCTGTGTTTAGCCTGACATCACTAAGGATTATCTCTATTGTGTTTGAGTATGAGTCAGTGACCTTAAATGACATTATAGGAAACCCTGTCTCAGATGGCTCAAGTTCTATACTGTTTATGCCTCCCATTGGAGACTTTGGCTTTAGATATAGGAGCGTTCCCTTTTTGGTTATCTCAAACTCGCTTTGTATGTCCGCAAAACCATTCAGAAGCGCAACAGGCGTCTGTCCATAGCTCTGTC
This genomic interval from Nitrospirota bacterium contains the following:
- a CDS encoding outer membrane lipoprotein carrier protein LolA; the protein is MLPIVILTVTPVIATDIPSEVLRIQKAYEGISDIKGTFIQKTYIKDLEKTKTYKGEFFIKRPSKMRWTYQKQGKVTEEIIIKGKEMLIYQKEKSQAFKGAFDRQSYGQTPVALLNGFADIQSEFEITKKGTLLYLKPKSPMGGINSIELEPSETGFPIMSFKVTDSYSNTIEIILSDVRLNTGLKDSIFEPRIPEGISIYEYNP
- the tsaD gene encoding tRNA (adenosine(37)-N6)-threonylcarbamoyltransferase complex transferase subunit TsaD, whose translation is MLILGIDTSCDDTSGSLLDIDEDNVQIISNIVSSQTEIHKKYGGIVPELAGRRHMEFIWLVVDEAMKGNPLDELKAIAVCGGPGLIGSLLVGCSFAKAICYSKGIPLISVNHLEGHILSVFLEEEKPAFPFISLIVSGGHTCLYKVDGFCRYKELGRTRDDAVGEAFDKVSKLIGLGYPGGPEIDRIAKEGNPKAIRFPRPYLPGSMDFSFSGLKTAVKLVLNPPNGSVPTLRPADIAASFQSAIVDVLVRKSEWAIKKQSIQRLSLSGGVAANSELRHSIKEMAIKKGIKLYLPSPQLCTDNAVMIAFAGYHRLMAGDIAGLDLNPKAYLPI
- a CDS encoding tetratricopeptide repeat protein, which produces MSIIHKALKRSEESKAKEKKVRMRVFLDVKGRKRLWGTLLVVLATSALVFFFILYFIKSTEQPKHQTPVALPDVKTEPAIIQSQPPKRDTSQLLEEAIKNFRESKYVVSEKLLKEALLIEPDNPSLHNHLGLALRRQGKLRDAISAYEKAMKLKPDYFEAMNNMAVALEAVGQRKKAEELYKKALSINPSYAEAHLNYGLLLEVRGRLDEAKAHYQSFLVLSKDEELKRLVQRKLR